The Candidatus Acidiferrales bacterium sequence GCCACCATGCGCATCGAGCCGATGATCTCCTGAAGTTTGCGGCCTTTGCCGAGTTCCAGGCCGACCGAGCGGTTGCGGCTGAGGGCTCCGGTGCAGGTCAGGACCAGGTCACCCATGCCGGAAAGTCCCGCCAGCGTCTCCCGCTTGGCACCAAGCGCTGCCGAAAGCCGGGTCATTTCGGCCAGCCCGCGGGTGATCAACGCGGCAATGGTGTTCGAGCCGAGTCCCAGACCATCGCAGACACCGGCGGCAATCGCGATCACGTTCTTGAGCGAGCCGCCAAGCTCGACGCCAACCAGGTCCGCGTTTCGATAGAGGCGAAAGTGCGCCCCGGAAAATTCCCGCTGGATCATTTCCATCAGCTCGTTGTCAGGCGAGGCAATCACCACCGCTGCCGGATCGCCGCGGGCCATCTCCCGGGCAAACGTGGGGCCGGAGAGAGCCGCCACGCGCGGTCGGAATTTTTCGCCGACGACCTCCTGGATGACCTGGCTCATGCGGCTGAGCGAATCCTCTTCTATTCCTTTGGTGGCGCTCACGAACACCATCTTGGGGGCAAGGTGGGGCAGCATGGCGCGATACGTTTTCCGGGCGTGGGCGGAGGGCATGACGCCGAGGACAATATCGGCGCCGGCAAGCGCCTGGCCG is a genomic window containing:
- a CDS encoding NAD(P)H-dependent glycerol-3-phosphate dehydrogenase; this encodes MKRIAIIGGGSWGTALSIVLMRSSARTGPHHIRLWVREKDICERLRQTRVNDVFLPGFAVPEAVEVTDDLGQALAGADIVLGVMPSAHARKTYRAMLPHLAPKMVFVSATKGIEEDSLSRMSQVIQEVVGEKFRPRVAALSGPTFAREMARGDPAAVVIASPDNELMEMIQREFSGAHFRLYRNADLVGVELGGSLKNVIAIAAGVCDGLGLGSNTIAALITRGLAEMTRLSAALGAKRETLAGLSGMGDLVLTCTGALSRNRSVGLELGKGRKLQEIIGSMRMVAEGVGTTVAAVRLARNAGVEMPITEQMHTMLYEGRSPREAVHELMERSLKHE